In Curtobacterium sp. L6-1, a genomic segment contains:
- the atpD gene encoding F0F1 ATP synthase subunit beta, which yields MTDTATTAVETSSAPGVGRIARVTGPVVDIEFPHDAIPEMYNLLFTTITIGDTSQEIGLEVAQHLGDDLVRAISLKPTDGLVRGQDVRDSGAPISVPVGDVTKGKVFDVLGNVLNTDEKLEITERWPIHRKAPAFDQLESKTSMFETGIKSIDLLTPYVQGGKIGLFGGAGVGKTVLIQEMIQRVAQDHGGVSVFAGVGERTREGNDLIGEMEEAGVFDKTALVFGQMDEPPGTRLRVALSALTMAEYFRDVQKQDVLLFIDNIFRFTQAGSEVSTLLGRMPSAVGYQPNLADEMGVLQERITSTRGHSITSLQAIYVPADDYTDPAPATTFAHLDATTELSREIASQGLYPAIDPLTSTSRIMDPRYLGADHYETATRVKAILQKNKELQEIIAILGVDELSEEDKITVERARRIQQFLSQNTYMAKKFTGVEGSTVPLKDTIESFRAIADGEFDHVATQAFFNVGGINDVEEKWSQIQKENR from the coding sequence ATGACCGACACCGCCACCACCGCGGTCGAGACGTCGTCGGCGCCCGGTGTCGGCCGGATCGCCCGTGTCACGGGTCCCGTCGTCGACATCGAGTTCCCGCACGACGCCATCCCCGAGATGTACAACCTCCTGTTCACGACGATCACCATCGGTGACACGTCGCAGGAGATCGGTCTCGAGGTCGCGCAGCACCTCGGCGACGACCTCGTCCGTGCGATCTCGCTGAAGCCGACCGACGGTCTCGTCCGCGGTCAGGACGTCCGCGACTCCGGCGCACCGATCTCGGTGCCCGTCGGTGACGTCACCAAGGGCAAGGTCTTCGACGTCCTCGGCAACGTCCTCAACACCGACGAGAAGCTCGAGATCACCGAGCGTTGGCCGATCCACCGCAAGGCCCCGGCCTTCGACCAGCTCGAGTCGAAGACCTCGATGTTCGAGACCGGCATCAAGTCGATCGACCTCCTCACCCCGTACGTGCAGGGTGGCAAGATCGGCCTCTTCGGTGGTGCGGGCGTCGGCAAGACCGTCCTCATCCAGGAGATGATCCAGCGCGTCGCGCAGGACCACGGTGGTGTGTCGGTGTTCGCCGGTGTCGGTGAGCGCACCCGTGAGGGCAACGACCTCATCGGTGAGATGGAGGAGGCGGGGGTCTTCGACAAGACGGCCCTCGTGTTCGGCCAGATGGACGAGCCGCCGGGAACGCGCCTCCGCGTGGCCCTGTCGGCGCTGACGATGGCGGAGTACTTCCGTGACGTGCAGAAGCAGGACGTCCTGCTCTTCATCGACAACATCTTCCGCTTCACGCAGGCCGGCTCCGAGGTCTCCACGCTGCTCGGCCGCATGCCGTCCGCGGTGGGGTACCAGCCGAACCTCGCCGACGAGATGGGTGTGCTCCAGGAGCGCATCACCTCGACGCGTGGTCACTCGATCACCTCGCTGCAGGCGATCTACGTGCCGGCTGACGACTACACCGACCCGGCGCCGGCGACCACGTTCGCGCACCTCGACGCCACGACCGAGCTGTCGCGTGAGATCGCTTCGCAGGGTCTGTACCCGGCGATCGACCCGCTCACGTCGACCTCGCGGATCATGGACCCCCGGTACCTGGGTGCCGACCACTACGAGACCGCGACCCGCGTCAAGGCGATCCTGCAGAAGAACAAGGAACTGCAGGAGATCATCGCGATCCTCGGTGTGGACGAGCTCTCCGAAGAGGACAAGATCACCGTCGAGCGTGCTCGCCGGATCCAGCAGTTCCTCTCGCAGAACACGTACATGGCGAAGAAGTTCACGGGCGTCGAAGGTTCGACCGTCCCGCTGAAGGACACCATCGAGTCCTTCCGCGCCATCGCCGACGGCGAGTTCGACCACGTTGCGACGCAGGCGTTCTTCAACGTCGGTGGCATCAACGACGTCGAAGAGAAGTGGTCGCAGATCCAGAAGGAGAACCGCTGA
- the atpA gene encoding F0F1 ATP synthase subunit alpha codes for MADITISPDEIRDALKDFVSNYEPTKASTAEVGHVTDAGDGIAHVEGLPGVMANELIRFADGTLGLAQNLDEDEIGAIVLGEFAGVEEGQEVTRTGEVLSAPVGDAFLGRVVDPLGAPIDGLGEIAAEGRRALELQAPGVMSRKSVHEPLQTGIKAIDAMIPVGRGQRQLIIGDRQTGKTAIAIDTIINQKANWESGDADKQVRCIYVAIGQKGSTIASVKGALEDAGAMEYTTIVAAPASDPAGFKYLAPYTGSAIGQHWMYQGKHVLIIFDDLSKQAEAYRAVSLLLRRPPGREAYPGDVFYLHSRLLERCAKLSDELGAGSMTGLPIIETKANDVSAYIPTNVISITDGQIFLQSDLFNANQRPAVDVGISVSRVGGDAQVKSIKKVSGTLKLELAQYRSLEAFAMFASDLDQASRRQLDRGARLTELLKQPQYSPYPVEEQVVSIWAGTNGKLDEVPVSDVLRFEGELLEHLRRNSDVLSTLRETNQLSDDTVAEMSKQIDEFKKGFQTSDGKTLGSEQFDAASADDVDQEQIVKGRR; via the coding sequence ATGGCAGACATCACCATCAGCCCCGATGAGATCCGTGATGCCCTGAAGGACTTCGTCTCGAACTACGAGCCGACGAAGGCCTCCACGGCCGAGGTCGGGCACGTTACCGATGCCGGTGACGGTATCGCCCACGTCGAAGGTCTCCCCGGCGTCATGGCCAACGAGCTCATCCGCTTCGCGGACGGCACGCTCGGCCTCGCGCAGAACCTCGACGAGGACGAGATCGGCGCGATCGTGCTCGGCGAGTTCGCCGGCGTCGAGGAAGGCCAGGAGGTCACCCGCACCGGCGAGGTCCTCTCCGCCCCGGTCGGCGACGCCTTCCTCGGTCGTGTCGTCGACCCGCTCGGCGCCCCGATCGACGGTCTCGGCGAGATCGCAGCCGAGGGTCGTCGTGCCCTCGAGCTCCAGGCCCCCGGCGTCATGTCCCGCAAGTCGGTGCACGAGCCGCTGCAGACCGGCATCAAGGCAATCGACGCGATGATCCCCGTCGGCCGCGGTCAGCGTCAGCTGATCATCGGCGACCGCCAGACCGGCAAGACGGCCATCGCGATCGACACGATCATCAACCAGAAGGCCAACTGGGAGTCGGGCGACGCGGACAAGCAGGTTCGCTGCATCTATGTCGCGATCGGCCAGAAGGGCTCCACGATCGCCTCCGTCAAGGGTGCGCTCGAGGACGCCGGCGCGATGGAGTACACCACCATCGTCGCCGCCCCGGCCTCCGACCCGGCCGGCTTCAAGTACCTCGCCCCGTACACCGGCTCGGCCATCGGTCAGCACTGGATGTACCAGGGCAAGCACGTCCTCATCATCTTCGACGACCTGTCGAAGCAGGCAGAGGCCTACCGTGCGGTGTCGCTCCTCCTGCGTCGTCCGCCGGGACGCGAGGCATACCCGGGCGACGTCTTCTACCTGCACTCCCGTCTGCTGGAGCGTTGCGCGAAGCTGTCCGACGAGCTCGGCGCCGGTTCGATGACGGGCCTCCCGATCATCGAGACCAAGGCGAACGACGTCTCGGCGTACATCCCGACCAACGTGATCTCGATCACCGACGGCCAGATCTTCCTGCAGTCGGACCTGTTCAACGCGAACCAGCGTCCGGCCGTCGACGTGGGCATCTCGGTGTCGCGCGTCGGTGGTGACGCCCAGGTGAAGTCGATCAAGAAGGTCTCCGGCACGCTGAAGCTCGAGCTGGCCCAGTACCGCTCGCTCGAGGCCTTCGCGATGTTCGCGTCCGACCTCGACCAGGCCTCGCGTCGTCAGCTCGACCGCGGTGCCCGTCTGACCGAGCTCCTCAAGCAGCCGCAGTACTCGCCGTACCCGGTGGAGGAGCAGGTCGTCTCGATCTGGGCCGGCACCAACGGCAAGCTCGACGAGGTCCCGGTCTCCGACGTGCTGCGCTTCGAGGGCGAGCTCCTCGAGCACCTGCGCCGCAACTCGGACGTGCTCTCGACCCTGCGTGAGACGAACCAGCTCAGCGACGACACCGTCGCCGAGATGTCGAAGCAGATCGACGAGTTCAAGAAGGGCTTCCAGACGAGCGACGGCAAGACCCTGGGCTCCGAGCAGTTCGACGCCGCCTCTGCCGACGACGTCGACCAGGAGCAGATCGTCAAGGGTCGTCGCTAG
- a CDS encoding F0F1 ATP synthase subunit epsilon produces MAGLTVSVVSADREVWSGDTTMVVARTTEGQIGILAGHEPMLATLAQGQVRITRADGSTVAVDAEDGFLSVEHDTVTIVARQAALAS; encoded by the coding sequence ATGGCGGGTCTCACCGTGAGTGTCGTCTCGGCTGACCGCGAGGTCTGGTCGGGCGACACCACCATGGTCGTCGCACGCACGACGGAGGGCCAGATCGGCATCCTCGCGGGGCACGAGCCGATGCTCGCCACCCTCGCGCAGGGTCAGGTCCGCATCACGCGGGCCGACGGCTCGACCGTCGCGGTCGACGCGGAGGACGGCTTCCTCTCCGTCGAGCACGACACGGTCACGATCGTCGCGCGGCAGGCCGCGCTGGCGTCCTGA
- a CDS encoding PP2C family protein-serine/threonine phosphatase — protein MTELGRATSSHAIAVPDGGGGTLTLSWGAATDVGRRRDHNEDSYIVDAPYFVVADGMGGHLAGDRASDAVVRRLGDSTTEPFASRQTIQRALLLATADIEKAAGGNAIGAGTTVTGVALVAGHGQPSALVFNVGDSRTYRSDAGGPLKRLTVDHSVVQEMVDAGVLRAEDAESHPDSNVITRAVGFGEPPEPDWWTIPLRTGDRYVVCSDGLTKEIGDVGISRIAAKVDDPQELAERLVGDAVIAGGRDNVTVVVLQVDDAPEVAEDLEDTLPRH, from the coding sequence GTGACCGAACTCGGCCGTGCAACCTCCTCCCACGCGATCGCCGTCCCCGACGGTGGCGGTGGGACCCTGACGCTCTCCTGGGGTGCGGCGACGGACGTCGGCCGCCGACGTGACCACAACGAGGACAGCTACATCGTCGACGCGCCGTACTTCGTCGTGGCGGACGGCATGGGCGGGCACCTGGCCGGTGACCGCGCGTCCGACGCCGTCGTGCGTCGGCTCGGGGACTCCACCACCGAGCCGTTCGCCTCGCGTCAGACCATCCAGCGCGCCCTGCTCCTGGCCACCGCGGACATCGAGAAGGCCGCCGGCGGCAACGCGATCGGTGCGGGGACGACGGTGACGGGTGTCGCCCTCGTCGCCGGCCACGGCCAGCCCTCGGCCCTCGTGTTCAACGTCGGGGACTCGCGCACGTACCGGAGCGACGCCGGCGGACCGCTCAAGCGACTCACGGTCGACCACTCGGTCGTGCAGGAGATGGTGGACGCCGGCGTGCTCCGCGCCGAGGACGCCGAGTCGCACCCGGACAGCAACGTCATCACGCGCGCGGTCGGCTTCGGCGAGCCGCCGGAGCCGGACTGGTGGACCATCCCGCTCCGCACCGGTGACCGCTACGTGGTCTGCTCGGACGGCCTCACCAAGGAGATCGGTGACGTCGGCATCTCGCGGATCGCGGCGAAGGTCGACGACCCGCAGGAGCTCGCCGAGCGCCTCGTCGGGGACGCCGTCATCGCCGGTGGCCGCGACAACGTCACGGTCGTCGTCCTCCAGGTCGACGACGCCCCCGAGGTCGCCGAGGACCTCGAGGACACCCTCCCGCGGCACTGA
- a CDS encoding F0F1 ATP synthase subunit gamma translates to MAAQVRVYRQRIKSAKTTKKVTRAMELISASRIQKAQARMAASGPYSRAVTRAVSAVATFSNVDHVLTTEPTTSTRAAVVLFTSDRGLNGAFSTNVLKQGEELASLLRSEGKDVVFYLVGRKSVGYFAFRERPSERQWVGNTDQPEFSTAKEIGDAVVSKFLQDTAEGGVDEIHIVFNRFLSLATQEPQVVRLLPLEVVDGVEAPSNDEPLPLYEFEPDADAVLDALLPVYIESRIFNAMLQSAASEHAARQKAMKSASDNADSLIRDFTRLANNARQAEITQQISEIVGGADALSSKKK, encoded by the coding sequence ATGGCGGCACAGGTCCGGGTCTACCGACAGCGCATCAAGTCGGCGAAGACCACGAAGAAGGTCACGCGCGCCATGGAGTTGATCTCGGCGTCGCGGATCCAGAAGGCGCAGGCCCGCATGGCCGCGTCCGGCCCGTACTCGCGGGCCGTGACGCGGGCGGTGTCCGCGGTGGCGACGTTCTCGAACGTCGACCACGTGCTGACCACTGAGCCGACCACGTCGACCCGTGCCGCCGTGGTGCTCTTCACGTCGGACCGGGGCCTGAACGGCGCGTTCAGCACGAACGTCCTCAAGCAGGGCGAGGAGCTCGCCTCCCTGCTCCGCAGCGAGGGCAAGGACGTCGTCTTCTACCTGGTCGGTCGCAAGTCCGTCGGGTACTTCGCGTTCCGTGAGCGTCCGTCCGAGCGCCAGTGGGTCGGCAACACCGATCAGCCGGAGTTCTCGACGGCCAAGGAGATCGGCGACGCGGTCGTGTCGAAGTTCCTGCAGGACACGGCGGAGGGCGGCGTGGACGAGATCCACATCGTCTTCAACCGCTTCCTCAGCCTCGCCACGCAGGAGCCGCAGGTCGTCCGGCTGCTCCCGCTCGAGGTCGTCGACGGTGTCGAGGCTCCGTCGAACGACGAGCCGCTGCCGCTGTACGAGTTCGAGCCGGACGCAGACGCCGTGCTCGACGCCCTGCTCCCGGTGTACATCGAGAGCCGCATCTTCAACGCCATGCTGCAGTCGGCCGCTTCCGAGCACGCCGCCCGCCAGAAGGCCATGAAGTCGGCGAGCGACAATGCCGATTCGCTGATCCGCGACTTCACCCGACTCGCCAACAACGCGCGTCAGGCCGAGATCACGCAGCAGATCTCCGAGATCGTCGGCGGCGCCGACGCACTCTCGTCGAAGAAGAAGTAG
- a CDS encoding YaaA family protein, translating into MTVLLPPSETKREGGDTERTLDLGSLSFPELSDERAAVITAARSVSSEESSARTALKLGPKSVTERFRNLVLESSPTMPAIDRYTGVLYDPLDAPGADAATRAWWAQHVVVQSAMFGPIGAGDLVPAYRLSHDSRLPGLRLPAHWAERSAEVLAARAGGLVLDLRSEGYRTLGPVDGAVPVRVVSVAGDGRRKALNHWNKTAKGRLVSLLGRTGADIASMPDLVAWAAVYGVVVEAVGDGWDLLAESLEPVAA; encoded by the coding sequence CTGACCGTCCTCCTCCCGCCTTCGGAGACGAAGCGGGAGGGTGGGGACACGGAGCGCACCCTCGACCTGGGGTCGCTCTCGTTCCCGGAACTGTCCGACGAGCGGGCCGCGGTGATCACCGCGGCCCGCTCCGTCAGTTCCGAGGAGTCCTCTGCCCGGACGGCACTCAAGCTCGGACCGAAGTCGGTCACCGAGCGCTTCCGGAACCTCGTGCTCGAGTCGAGCCCGACGATGCCGGCGATCGACCGCTACACGGGCGTGCTCTACGACCCGCTCGACGCCCCCGGCGCCGATGCGGCGACGCGGGCGTGGTGGGCGCAGCACGTGGTGGTGCAGTCGGCGATGTTCGGGCCGATCGGTGCCGGTGACCTCGTGCCGGCCTACCGGCTGTCGCACGACTCCCGGCTCCCCGGGCTCCGTCTGCCGGCGCACTGGGCGGAGCGTTCCGCCGAGGTGCTCGCAGCGCGTGCCGGTGGTCTGGTGCTCGACCTGCGGTCCGAGGGGTACCGCACGCTCGGGCCGGTCGACGGCGCCGTGCCGGTCCGGGTCGTGAGCGTCGCCGGAGACGGCCGGCGCAAGGCGCTGAACCACTGGAACAAGACCGCGAAGGGCCGTCTGGTGTCCCTGCTCGGGCGGACTGGTGCGGACATCGCGTCGATGCCCGACCTCGTCGCCTGGGCCGCCGTGTACGGCGTGGTCGTGGAGGCCGTGGGTGACGGCTGGGACCTGCTCGCCGAGAGCCTGGAGCCCGTCGCGGCCTGA
- a CDS encoding serine/threonine-protein kinase: MARRLPSTPPVLPGFTPVHVLGSGGFADVFLYEQDMPRRQVAVKVLLDEVVDDRVRQMFRAEANLMARLSTHPSILTVFQASVAADGRPYLVMELCSSSLSERYRREPVPVSQVLSIGVRIGSALETAHREGVLHRDVKPSNILLTAYGNPVLSDFGIAATLGESDPDEPVGMSIPWSAPEVLADESRGTIQSEVYSLAATVSTLLAGRSPFEVPGGDNGAAALMARVEKGGPRPTGRPDVPPTLERVLANAMSRRPQNRPATVMELVRGLQQVEAELGLPQTPAEVAVEAWAVSSPVPDGERTVVGGLDPAARSGRRRRTRSSLRGGVAATASQSVGTVHRTASTVRRKRGPRAAVVWGSVASAVVVAALAVTAVVAVGRGGDGTVPVVTDLSATAGSSSVTFRWTDPGLRPGDTFVVTADGTSSQQSGTTFVVTGRAGAEECLQVAVNRDGRTGAASDERCATIGGSS, encoded by the coding sequence ATGGCGCGCAGGCTGCCGTCGACCCCGCCGGTCCTCCCGGGCTTCACCCCCGTGCACGTGCTCGGGTCGGGCGGCTTCGCCGACGTCTTCCTCTACGAGCAGGACATGCCCCGGCGGCAGGTGGCCGTGAAGGTCCTGCTCGACGAGGTCGTCGACGACCGCGTGCGGCAGATGTTCCGCGCCGAGGCCAACCTGATGGCACGGCTGAGCACCCACCCGTCGATCCTCACGGTGTTCCAGGCCAGCGTCGCCGCCGACGGTCGGCCGTACCTGGTGATGGAGCTCTGCTCGTCGTCCCTGAGCGAGCGGTACCGGCGTGAACCCGTGCCGGTGTCGCAGGTGCTCTCGATCGGGGTCCGCATCGGCTCCGCGCTCGAGACCGCGCACCGGGAGGGCGTCCTGCACCGCGACGTGAAGCCGTCGAACATCCTGCTCACCGCGTACGGCAACCCCGTGCTCTCCGACTTCGGCATTGCGGCCACGCTGGGGGAGTCCGACCCCGACGAGCCCGTCGGCATGTCGATCCCGTGGTCCGCGCCCGAGGTCCTCGCCGACGAGTCCCGCGGCACGATCCAGTCCGAGGTCTACTCCCTCGCGGCGACCGTCTCGACGCTGCTCGCCGGTCGGAGTCCGTTCGAGGTGCCCGGCGGGGACAACGGGGCCGCGGCGCTCATGGCCCGGGTCGAGAAGGGCGGTCCGCGGCCGACCGGACGCCCGGACGTGCCGCCGACGCTCGAGCGCGTGCTCGCGAACGCGATGTCCCGTCGCCCGCAGAACCGTCCCGCGACCGTCATGGAACTCGTCCGGGGTCTCCAGCAGGTCGAGGCCGAACTCGGACTGCCGCAGACGCCGGCCGAGGTCGCGGTGGAGGCGTGGGCGGTGTCCTCGCCGGTGCCCGACGGCGAGCGGACCGTGGTCGGCGGTCTCGACCCGGCCGCCCGGTCGGGCCGGCGGCGCCGCACGCGGTCGTCGCTCCGCGGTGGCGTGGCCGCGACCGCCTCGCAGAGCGTGGGCACGGTGCACCGGACCGCTTCGACGGTCCGACGGAAGCGGGGCCCGCGCGCCGCGGTCGTGTGGGGATCGGTGGCGTCCGCCGTGGTCGTCGCGGCCCTGGCCGTGACCGCCGTGGTCGCCGTCGGGCGTGGCGGCGACGGGACCGTGCCGGTCGTGACCGACCTCAGCGCCACGGCGGGCTCGTCGTCCGTGACCTTCCGGTGGACCGACCCGGGCCTCCGTCCCGGTGACACCTTCGTCGTCACCGCCGACGGCACGTCCAGCCAGCAGTCCGGGACCACCTTCGTGGTGACCGGCCGTGCCGGGGCCGAGGAGTGCCTCCAGGTCGCGGTGAACCGTGACGGCCGGACCGGCGCGGCCAGCGACGAACGGTGCGCGACGATCGGCGGGTCGTCGTGA